A portion of the Hymenobacter gelipurpurascens genome contains these proteins:
- a CDS encoding T9SS type A sorting domain-containing protein encodes MGSSLTSLGATLRWVGTSGASIAAAASWVEADPVTYATIGGNAVPGANDRLVFDGNQTPSPQALTIAGNQLVGQLLLVNNANVELRAPTTASNPATLTIGNPLAGDDFVVSAGSTLTVLSTTSSTNRYVVISLVSGATGSVGGTVSLNGNDSSPIPQRLVAASAGAIQFENNSRLISRNVVGFPLGTTGSAVVPDVAAAAGSVVFNAGATFEQLSGDSPFGSGTDPVAVFNSGSTYTYSGGIFSLVGQQYGNLQLLASPVNASSAVTPIAGTQNTTILNNLLVGNGTTPLTANFNSAAISGANAGTTVNGNITVASGSTLGFAPTIPASLILSGVAAQTISGAGTISFGPNTLLEVRNSSGIALQKSLTVPRGLVLSAGLLNVAPGSELLLPTSATVTSASGTTNTTVSNSSYVTGIVTRTNATAGSIALNTSSGTGLFFPIGDSRAYRPVSMALNQTSATATGYSAQVVPGPPPTQALTATIQRVSRVRHYVVGTTGGSSFINGQITLYYGTDDQVDAPSKLRIAKSNGGTWTDLGGAMIGDDGTTYLTFAISSSTFFNTLGNFVLASTELSGAPGNNPLPVELTSFAATRQSQNVYLKWTTASEKNNAYFEVQRSTDGKSFTGLGNVKGHGTTATGASYSFTDRNPLAATAYYRLRQANLDATEAYSSVVSVAGSGKPEAAVYPNPTTGLFTLPAISGLVTYRIYSSTGQQVSTGQVQGSSSVDIRKVPAGIYFIELITNNKHHVQRFVKL; translated from the coding sequence TTGGGAAGTTCTCTCACCTCGTTGGGGGCCACGCTACGGTGGGTGGGCACCTCGGGGGCATCGATAGCGGCTGCCGCCAGCTGGGTAGAAGCCGACCCCGTAACGTACGCAACCATAGGTGGCAATGCCGTTCCTGGCGCAAACGACCGATTGGTGTTTGATGGTAACCAAACGCCCAGCCCGCAAGCTCTTACAATAGCCGGCAATCAGCTGGTAGGCCAGTTACTCTTGGTGAACAATGCCAATGTGGAGCTGCGCGCCCCTACCACAGCTAGCAATCCGGCTACTCTCACCATCGGCAACCCGCTGGCAGGCGACGACTTTGTAGTATCAGCTGGGTCAACCTTAACCGTACTTTCCACCACCTCCAGTACCAACCGCTACGTTGTCATTAGCCTAGTTAGTGGAGCAACCGGTTCGGTTGGCGGCACCGTGAGCCTCAATGGCAACGACAGCTCACCTATCCCGCAGCGCTTGGTAGCAGCCAGTGCCGGCGCCATTCAGTTCGAGAACAATTCCCGCCTTATTTCCCGCAACGTGGTCGGCTTCCCACTGGGCACTACCGGTTCTGCGGTCGTCCCCGATGTAGCGGCGGCAGCTGGCTCTGTTGTGTTTAATGCCGGAGCTACATTTGAGCAGCTCAGCGGAGATTCTCCCTTTGGCAGTGGAACTGATCCGGTAGCTGTTTTCAATAGCGGCAGCACCTATACCTATTCGGGTGGGATCTTTTCCCTTGTAGGCCAGCAGTATGGCAACCTGCAGCTACTAGCGTCTCCTGTGAATGCCTCATCGGCAGTTACCCCCATTGCGGGCACTCAAAACACCACCATTCTCAACAACCTGCTGGTGGGCAATGGTACCACGCCCCTTACGGCCAATTTCAACTCGGCGGCCATCAGTGGTGCCAACGCCGGCACTACTGTCAATGGAAACATTACGGTGGCAAGTGGCAGCACCCTGGGGTTTGCCCCAACTATTCCGGCAAGCCTCATTTTAAGCGGTGTTGCCGCTCAAACTATTTCCGGGGCCGGTACTATTTCGTTTGGCCCGAACACGCTGTTGGAGGTTCGCAACAGCAGCGGAATTGCCCTGCAAAAATCCCTAACGGTTCCGCGTGGCCTAGTGCTTTCGGCCGGACTCCTGAACGTAGCGCCGGGCTCCGAATTGCTATTGCCTACTTCTGCTACGGTAACGTCTGCTAGCGGCACTACCAATACCACGGTTAGTAATTCCAGCTACGTAACCGGCATTGTCACCCGTACCAACGCTACTGCTGGCTCCATAGCCTTGAACACTTCCAGCGGAACCGGCCTGTTCTTTCCTATCGGCGACTCCCGTGCTTACCGCCCGGTGTCCATGGCCCTCAACCAAACCAGTGCTACCGCCACCGGCTATTCGGCACAAGTAGTTCCGGGCCCGCCACCTACGCAGGCACTTACCGCTACTATTCAGCGCGTATCACGGGTTCGGCATTACGTAGTGGGCACTACTGGCGGCTCCTCGTTTATTAATGGCCAGATCACGCTCTACTATGGTACCGATGACCAGGTAGATGCGCCCAGCAAACTCCGCATAGCCAAAAGCAATGGCGGCACCTGGACCGATTTGGGCGGCGCTATGATTGGAGATGATGGCACCACGTACCTGACCTTCGCCATCTCCTCTTCTACCTTCTTCAATACGCTCGGCAATTTTGTGTTAGCCAGCACAGAGCTGAGCGGGGCCCCCGGCAACAACCCGCTGCCAGTTGAGCTCACGTCCTTTGCCGCCACCCGTCAGTCGCAGAACGTATATCTGAAGTGGACTACGGCCTCTGAGAAAAACAACGCATATTTCGAAGTACAGCGCAGCACCGATGGCAAGAGCTTTACGGGTCTAGGCAACGTGAAAGGCCACGGCACCACTGCTACGGGCGCGTCCTACTCCTTCACCGATCGAAACCCACTAGCAGCCACCGCCTACTACCGCCTGCGCCAGGCGAACCTCGATGCCACGGAAGCCTATTCCTCTGTAGTTTCAGTGGCCGGCTCCGGTAAGCCGGAGGCCGCTGTTTACCCTAATCCTACCACCGGTTTGTTCACGCTGCCCGCCATCAGTGGCCTAGTAACCTACCGTATCTATTCCTCAACTGGCCAACAAGTTTCTACCGGCCAAGTACAAGGCAGCTCGTCTGTTGACATCAGAAAAGTACCCGCTGGGATTTACTTTATAGAGCTGATCACTAACAACAAGCACCATGTACAACGCTTCGTAAAACTGTAA